The stretch of DNA TTGATCGAGTAGGCCGACTTTTTTGACTTCTGCATTCACTTCTTCTTTGTCCGCTCGACTGAGTCTCACATCGAGAGGTGCAAACTGGAAGAAATCTAGTGCAAGAAATCCTACTGACGATCGACCAAAACGACAACAGGATCGCCTAAAGTGGCGACCCTGTTGATCTTTTTGGAGCACGAGACCAGATTCGAACTGGCGACCCTCACGTTGGCAACGTGATGCTCTACCAGCTGAGCTACTCGTGCGTGAGATCTTTCGCTGGCGAAACGAGGAGTTAGCAATCTCATCGGCCCGGTTCAAGGTTCTGCTCGGGACTTTTGGTGTTGGTTTCCCGGGGGGTTGCGGGGCTACCTCTTCTATGACCCTTATGTCTCTAAAACTCAGAGTTTGGTGATCTTCTCCCGGTCGGTGGTGATGTCCTTGGTGGCGTTGCGGGCGTCGAATATTCGCTTGGCGTTTGCCACGATGCTCTTGTAGTCGAAGGCGTTGTGGTCGGTGAGGATTACGGCGACGTCGGCGGCGGCGAGGGTCTCGTCGGCGGTGCCTACGTCTTCGTATGTAATCCCATCCACCTCGATCGAACTCACGTGGGGGTCGCTGAAGCTCACATCGCCACCCTTGGCGACCAGCAGGCGAATGACGTCCAGGGCCGGCGCTTCGCGCATGTCGCCGACGTTGCTCTTGTACGCCACGCCGAGGATCAAAATCTTGGCGCCGTTGACCGATTTGCGGTCCTGGTTCAGCAGGTCCGCCACGCGGTCGACCACGTGCTCGGGCATGCGGCTGTTGATGTCGGTGGCGAGGTCGATGAAGCGGGCTGGGAAATTCAGGCTCTTCATCTTCCACGAGAGATAGCTCGGATCGACCGGGATGCAGTGGCCCCCTAGACCCGGGCCGGGCAAGAACTTCATGAAGCCGTAGGGCTTGGTTGCAGCGGCTTCGATCACTTCCCAGACATCCAGGCCGAGACGCTGACACATCAATGCAATTTCATTGGCGAGGCCAATGTTGATCGCCCTGAAGGTGTTCTCCAGCAACTTCACCATTTCGGCGCTCTGGGTCGAGCTGACCTGAACGATCTCGTCAAAGATGGTGGCAAAGATCTTGGACGCCAACTCGGTGCACAGAGGTGTTTGCCCGCCCACGACCTTGGGTACGCTGCGCACCTTGAAGGTTTTGTTCGCTGGGTCTATGCGCTCGGGAGCAAATGCAAGAGAGAAGTCTTCGCCCACTTCGAGTCCCGATTCTTCGAGTATCGGCACGAAGAGTTCATGGGTAGTGCCCGGATAGGTAGTACTACCGAGGATCACGAGTTGGCCGGAGCGCAGCCGACGGCGAATTTCTTCGACCGCACTCGCCATGTGGGAGACGTCCGGATCCTTGGTGCGGGTGAGCGGCGTGGGGACACAGATATTGATGATGTCCAGACGCGAGAGGCCACCAAAATCCGCAGAAGCGTGCAGACGCCCTGTGGCACGAGCTTCAGCCAGTTTGGCGCTGGGTACGTCTTCTATATAAGACTCGCCTCTTTCGATTGCATCGATCTTGCTCGAATCGATATCGAAACCCGTGACGTCGAACCCCGCATTCACGAATTCGACAACCAGGGGAAGCCCGACGTAGCCGAGCCCGATCACGCCGATTCGCGCATCACGCGAATCGATTCGCTCGGACAACTCGGTTAGACGGCTCATATGCGTATCCCTTTCACGCTCTTGATCGCGCGGGGCACTTCAGACTGTAGCTGACTCAGCCCTTCGCCTGTTTGAGGCGCCAGCCAAAGTAGCTGCTGAAGTAGAGCCAACCCGACCAGAGAGTGAGTGCCGACGCCAGGGCCAAAAGTGTCAGGCCAATCTCGTGGGTCGGCAGTCCGTAGATCGGGTGGTGAAACAACAGTGCAACCACAGCCGCGTTCTGCGCCACAGCCTTGAGCTTTCCCGCCCCCGAGGAGGCCACCACGTGGCCTTCGGCTGAGGCGATCCCGCGCAGTCCCGTCACGGCCAATTCCCGGGCCACAATGATCACCACCATCCCGGCTTCCCAATCCCCGAGCCGCTCTACCGCCAACATCATGATCAAAGCCGTGGTGACCAGCAACTTGTCGGCAAGTGGG from Myxococcales bacterium encodes:
- a CDS encoding nucleotide sugar dehydrogenase, which gives rise to MSRLTELSERIDSRDARIGVIGLGYVGLPLVVEFVNAGFDVTGFDIDSSKIDAIERGESYIEDVPSAKLAEARATGRLHASADFGGLSRLDIINICVPTPLTRTKDPDVSHMASAVEEIRRRLRSGQLVILGSTTYPGTTHELFVPILEESGLEVGEDFSLAFAPERIDPANKTFKVRSVPKVVGGQTPLCTELASKIFATIFDEIVQVSSTQSAEMVKLLENTFRAINIGLANEIALMCQRLGLDVWEVIEAAATKPYGFMKFLPGPGLGGHCIPVDPSYLSWKMKSLNFPARFIDLATDINSRMPEHVVDRVADLLNQDRKSVNGAKILILGVAYKSNVGDMREAPALDVIRLLVAKGGDVSFSDPHVSSIEVDGITYEDVGTADETLAAADVAVILTDHNAFDYKSIVANAKRIFDARNATKDITTDREKITKL
- the pgsA gene encoding CDP-diacylglycerol--glycerol-3-phosphate 3-phosphatidyltransferase, translated to MNVPNTITLIRISVVPLLLFMPLLLDPVGSQIMAGVFIAAILTDLLDGYIARSWKMVTRLGKLLDPLADKLLVTTALIMMLAVERLGDWEAGMVVIIVARELAVTGLRGIASAEGHVVASSGAGKLKAVAQNAAVVALLFHHPIYGLPTHEIGLTLLALASALTLWSGWLYFSSYFGWRLKQAKG